ATGTTGAATgtaatttgtttgttttgctttttaaaaaaggaagggcTGAGAGCACACCAAACAGAGGTTTGGCAGAATCTCTCTGCTTAAAAACCTTCTTTAAAGAGTCTCCAGCTCCTCatctcccatccatccatctgtctccCGAAGCCTGGCTCCGATCTCCCAGGGCTCCATGAAACTCCTCTCACCTGAGTCACCAGCACTCATAGAACGAGCTTCGCTCTCCTCCATCTCACTGCTCTTTACACTTGATCCTGTTGCCTGTTCCCACCTTCTGAAACCCTCCTCTCTTGGCGTCTATTCTCATTCGCTCTTGACTTTCTCCCCTCTCTACTCCTTGTCAAGTCTCCTTCAAGAGTTCCTCTGTTCTGTTCATCTTCAGGACCAGGGAACCCCTGAGCTGGGTCCTCAGTCCTGGGCATGACCCCATCTCACAGAGCAATAACATGCCTGAAGCCTTCTCCCTGGGTGACGCCATCCAGACCTGCGGCTTCAGTTACTAACTATAGAATATGCTGATGCTCCCAAATCACTCCCCCGAGCTGTACATTCAATTACCCATGTCACACTGTCTACATGTTAGAAGCGCACTAGACTCATACCTAATAGGTCTACCAAGCTCAGCTAAAATGGTAAGTTTGGCTTGGAAAACAGAGTGGTTTGCAAAGGCTAGAGACAACAGGAAGCATTATAACCAGAGTGGTGCTCAGGGGTtcctgtgtgtgcctgctaagtcactttagtcgtgtccaactctttacaccTCTATGGatcgcagcctgccaggttcctctgaccatgggattctcctggcaagaatactggagtgggttgccatgccctcctgcagggaattttcccaacccagggatcgaatacaCGTTTTCTTatggttcctgcattggcaggtgggttctttaccactagagccacctgggaagcccaagagggtTCCTAGGCGATGGAATGCTCATTTGATTACTTTATTCATTAGCATGACTAAAATGTACACCACCACCCACCAAGAGAAAACAACCAAGAAATTCCCTGACTTATATGTTGTATGAATCTCTCAGGGGCCACAGAATATCCTCAGCCTTGCAAGGAGATCACATCTTAGCATTATGCCTGAAGAATATTTCCAAAGTCTTCTCTCCATTACTAACTCTATCAGAACTCAGATCAGAGATACAAAGTAACCTGGCAGTCAAAGATGTTTAAAAGAGGCAAGCCCCTGCAAAGAGGGAGGTCTTCCTCAAAAACAAACATGTCTTTTTAGCAATAATGTTTACAATTTCTCAGGTAATTAAAACACACCACAGACTCAATTACTCAAGCCTCATATCAGCCCCTAATGAACAGCCACAAGAGAAATACCGGTATCAGTAAGAAATTCAAGGTAGGAAGTGATTTAACTCACACTCTCAGTGACTTGATGACTTGGAAACGCTGCCCCCTAGGATATTAGTCCGTGTCTGATAGTCGATGTTTGGCATCTTAGGAGCCCTGGCTGTGCACTTCCGGGAAACCCAATGATGCTGTCCTATTCATCGGCAGCAGCATTGGTTATGCCCATGGGACTCAGCCCAGCACTCCTGTCCCTCTAGGGTCTGGCCCCATTGGACGTTTCCAGGCTTGCCCTCTGCTTCCCACGGTGCTCTCTCTCCTCTGACTACAGGCCACGGCCGTCCTCCGAACAAGCTCTGAATGCACATCCACGGCCCTGACCCTCTTCTTTCACCAGCATCCCCTCCACTTCAGATGTCTGCAGTAATTAACCAGCCCCAATCCCACAGTCAATTTAACTGTTTCTGCCCCTGAACTCCTGTACATTGTGTCCATATTTATATTTCACTCTCTGGACGTTTTGTCTCATGATAATAGCTAGAGACAGCTCACAGAATCAAGAATctattacatgccaggcactgggttAAATTCATCCTCTCATTCAAACTTCGCAATAACCCAATGAGGTAAGtcatattattattctttttgggGGCCAaattgcatggcatgtgggatgtggaatcttagctccctgaccaaggattgaacccacatcccttgcagtggaagcattgagtcttaaccactggactgccagagaagtcccatgttattcccattttatagatgaggaaactgagtcctggGGAGGTCAGTAACTTAGCCACACAGCTAACAAACGGCAGAGAGGGAACCAGAATCCTGATCCACCTGTCACCCAAATCCAAGCTTTTGGCCATTCTGCTGTTGGTCCACTATCTGACCGTCTCCCCAACTAGCAAAACCTCACAAAGGCTCCACGCTAGCATCTGTACGTGACCAGCACTCAATAAACCAACACTGAGTTGAAAATTCCCAAATTCATTCACCTAAGCGGCAGGCAAAGTGGAAGCCCCACCCTGAGGCCTCGTCCCCTCATCCTTATCCGAACCTCCCAAAGGTCAACCCAGCAGGTTTCTCTTAACTGAAGTTGGCTGTTCCATGAGTCCTTACCATGCAGCTGACATTgtctcacttctctctctctctgtatttctCCTTAGGATCAATAAACTGCTtaattacagaaagaaagaaaaaaaggacagagaagaaaacCATTGATTGGGCCGAACTGGGGCCTGCACCCACTGAGCATCCCTCAAACCACAGAGGCCGGGCTGGGCATCAACCCAGGGCCATGGGGAAGCCGGGAAATGAAAGCTGCTTCTAGGAGTACCCCTCGCTCTCACAGGCAGTCATATCGTCTGTGACAGGACTGTGGTCCATGTCTAACACTAGTAGCGGAAGTGTTGTCTTAGGATCATAAATAGCCAAAAGTTTCTCCTGAGAACCCAAGCTTGACCATTAGATCATCCATGTGCACAAACTTGTCCTCCAACCCTTCAAGAGCCCAACCAAACCTCTCACTCAGGACTTCAAATAGGCAGAAACACCCAGGGGGGGCAGGAtgtcaaattttattattttggaaaaCATCCAAGTATCAAGCTTTATGTATAattgagagggggaaaaaacaaatatcCATATAAATTTAGCCCATCTCATCGCCTTTCtcccaaaaggaaataaaaattaacatcttTGTGGGAACAAGGGTTCTAAGAGCCACACCCGGGCAGCTGGCTTCAGGTGCCTAAAACCAGGAGGTAAAGGGCCACCCTCAAGAGcagcaagtaaaacaaaaaacagacaacTCAACAGACAACTGGGCACTTGAACAGGCATTTCTGCAAAGACGATTTATGAAATGGTCAACAAGcacatgagggcttccctgatgtctcagtggtagagaatccacctgctaatgctggagacacgggttcaatccctggtctggaaagatcccacatagtGAGGAACAGGGGaggccacgtgccacaactactgagcctgtgctgtagagcccaggagctgcagctcctAGATGGGcccgagagcccatgctctgcaacaagagaagccaccacaacgccCAGCACCGCAAGtagacagtagcccccactccccaaaactagagaaagcccacgcagcaaccaagaccagcacagccaaaaataaatagagaaaatgttaaaagaaagaaaatttacgggaaaaagtatgaaaagatgcttaccatCACTAATcgttagggaaatgtaaatcaaaaccacgatgagatTGCACTTCACACTCCCTGGTATGGCCACCACCACGAAACAGAAAACCAGTGAGGGTGAGGCTGTGGATGTGGGAAAATTGGAAGCctgtacactgctggtgggaatataaaacgGTGCACTggctgtggaaaacaatataattagtcctcaaaaatcaaaaataaattaccatatgatctactGATTCTATTTCTGGATCCAGACCCAAGAGGAATGAAAGCAGAGGTCTCAAAGAGCTATTTGTCCACCCATATCCACAATGGCCAAGAGGTgcaagcaacccaagtgtctacTGATGGATGAACGAATAAGTAAAACATGAAATagtcatacagtggaatactattcgatcttaaaaagaaaatgctgtcACATGCCACAACATAGATacatcttgaggacattatgctaagtgaaatcagccagtcataaaaggacaaacattgcgtgatttcacttatataggAGGCACCCAGAACagtcaaactcatagagacaGAAGTAGAAGGGAAGCAGAGACgtggagttattgtttaatgagtaCAGAGTTTCATGTTTGCAAGCTATAAAAGGTCTGGAGATGGTTGGTAACAACAGTTGCATGGCCATAAATAGGAGCAATCAATGCTCCTATTGttactgaactatacacttaaaatggttaagatggttaatttcatgttgtgtgtattttaccacaacctaagaaaaagaaaagaaggaaggaaggaaagatggaagaaagagggagtggggaggggaagaagagaggggagggagggaagaaggcaaATGAACTCCCTGATGCACCTCATTTCTGGACATCCCCAACCTTCTTGTGGGCCCCTGAGAGACctcaaggaagaaggaaatgaagcaTTTGGGAACAGGCTGACTTCCCCAGATCCTGAGGCACATCTCTAATAATAGAATCAGGGTCATTACCAAGTCAGGAGCCTATTCAAAAACCTGTAAGACTGTACAGGATAAAGCTGGGTCCTATAACATGCCTCGTGATATGCGAGCACAACCTAGCCGAAAGCAGCCATGTGCGAATCCTTATTGACGACTGGGAATGGAGAGGGTAAATTGTGACAGGCTTTTGTTCACTCATCTGAAAACTCTCAATAATGGGAGTACTTGGGTTTCACATTAATCAGGTTCTACTTACTACCTCATCGTCTGGATTTTATAGCATTTTGCTGACAGGCACAAATCAGCGCTCCATTCTGAAATTAGCAGATTTATGTGGATAGTGAGGCCAGGTGAAGACACAGTCTAGGGCAGAACGTGGTTGAGGAGGTGAGGGCTCGAAGAATTTCACAcgaaggagggacttccctggtggcccagcagccaagactctgtgctcccaatgcagggggcccaggttccatccctgctctgggaagtaGATCCCATAGGCCACAACTAAGCgtttacatgccacaactaaagatcctgcatgccacagctaagtcCTGGcacacacaaatgtatatatatatatacacgtatatatacacacacacacatatatatacacatatatatacacgcaaatatatacatatatatacacaaatatatatatatatacacacacacacatatatatatacacataggcttctctggcagctcagatgataaagaatctgcctgcaatgcaggagacctgggttcaatacccgggttgggaagatcccctggaggagagcatggcaacccactccagtagtcttgcctggagaatccccagggacagaggagcttggcaggctatagtccatggggtcacaaacagtaggacacaaatgagcaactaaacacagtatatatatatatatgaatttcaaACAAAGGAGAAACACTAGGCAAAGGCTAATGATACCTGACTTTGGTCACCAAATGAAGCTTTCTTCCCTCCCAACTCATCCATCTCAcctcccccaggctccctggggtcTTTCATTCCACTCGAATGCATCCTCTTCCCTTAAGTCTTCCCATCATTCAGTCTTAACATCCCAGGGTCCCACACGCATGGTTTATGTCTCTGTTAGCATTTCCTTCATTCTGCCCAGGATGTCAGTCCTTTATTCACTTGTCTGCCTCCCACAACCTCCATCAGAGCTGAGACCACAGTTGAGCCCACAGTTCTCCCCAACCACCTTCCCAAACAGGGCAGAGCCAATGCCTGGCCCAAAACAGgcctaaaaaaaggaaaaaaaaaaacccatctgttGAAATGAAACATGGCTGTCAACTCCTGACATTAGACTATAAACCCAACCTGGACGTTGTCAACATCTCAAAGTACCCAGATAGGCTCCAGAGAAGGGTGGGAAATGGCCATgggagggctggagggaggcCAGGCCAGGGAGTTATGCTCAGAggcagtgctcagtcgtgtccaactctgcaaccccatggactgtagcccgccaggctcctctgcccatgggatgttccaggcaagaatactggagtgggttgccacttccttctccaggggaggtaACTGTTTTGTAAAACTGATTGGATGAAAACAGAaagggaggagatggctggaggtAAGGGATGATTCTGATCCCAGGATTCCAATCTAACTTGTCTTGTTCCAAAACCCATGCATACTCTTCCCTCTATACTTTACTgtctctgaaaaataaattttaagtgggGGTGCAGAGGGTGGCGGTTGTCTGAAATATGGGATCCAGGAACAGGGTCAAGAATCATAACTTCTCCCTCAACTACTGCCCAGAAGTGAGGGACTTCCATCCTGACTCTCAGCAGCATGCCCACCTCCTTACCGTGGGCCGCTTCCAGACAACGCCTTGAGTTTGAGGGGAGCAAGGTCCGAGATCCTTGTAGCCCAAAGCTGACGGGCACGCTGGGAACTCTGGGTCCTTAAACAGGAGCCCCGAGTCCAAGCACTGCTGCCTCAAGGTCTCGAAGTCCTGGCCCAAGTACCTCACGGCCTTCTGGCTGGAGCCAAGGCCTTCAGCGGCCGCGCGCTGCCTGGCTATGCGGGCCGCCGGGGCTGCCATGGCCGAGGGCTCGGTTGGGTAGACAGAGGGCAGGGCTGCTCCGTGCTCTCAGAGACCTGCCCCGCTGGGAGGGAAGCTATAAGGCATGtgaagcaggggaggggagggtggagcaGGTGAACATTTCACCTGagggcccccacccccatccagagGGCAGTGAGTCAGGGCCAGGAGCAAATATGTACCCAGGGTGCAGGTGaacctgccctgccctccccttctGCCTTCCAGCAGACAATTTGGAGGCTAGGAACCCTCCAGGGCCCCTCCCAGGCCATAAGCCTAAGACATTCTTGAGGATCACAGTCACCCATCCCCATCTCTTTGCAAGACCTGCTTACCTGCCATTGGCACCATCAGCTGAGATGAGAAGGCCTATTGGGTAGCTTAAGGCCAGTATTTACCACAGAATTGGTTCtcagcagaaaggaaagaggttgGAGGGGTCACCCTTCTTTCCAGAAAAGTTTGGCTACATATTTTCTAGAAAGATAGAAATATCAGAGAAGGGTGAGTCACGGAAAGCATCAGAGTAACCCCAAGCAAAGGGGCTCCACCTATGAGTAAAGGGTTTGGCCTTTTCCTGGGCATCTATCCCAACTCCACCAGTAATTAGCCCTGTCACctggggcaagtcatttaacctctcatCCCCTcaattttctcaactgtaaaatggaagGTAATAGTAGGACCTACCTTATATAGGCTTGTTTGGAAGAGTGATGAGATAGGACATAGAATTTGCTTAGAAGAGTACCTAagaagcactcagtaaataatcAGTCATCATTATTCCTGGGAACCAGGACCAGAAAGAGAAGGCCTGAGGATCAAGAGTTGTGGGTTCTGTGGATAGCCTCTAAAACCCATCCTTGCTGCAAAAAGCAAGGAGATGGGTTTTCCCGTAGAGCCTTAAGAAAGGTGCAGAGCCTTCTGACAAATTGCTTTCTGCGCAGTGAAAGCTATCAGTCTTCCAACCTACGtaactatgtgctgtgcttagtcactcagttgtgtccgtgaccccatagactatagcctgccaggctcctctgtccatggagttctccaggcaagaatactggagtgggttgccatttccttctccaatgtaactATAGAAAccaaatttgtgttgttttaaagccactaagtttgtcatAATTGGTTACggtagaaacagaaaattaatacaggAAAGAAAACGTGCTTTTCATGAAGATGGCGCCGAAGGCAAAGAAGGAAGCCCCTGCCCCTCCTAAagctgaagccaaagcaaaagcttTGAAGGCCAAGAAAGCAGTGTTGAAAGGTGTCCACagccacaagaaaaagaagatccGGACGTCACCCACCTTCCGGCGGCCCAAAACGCTGCGGCTCAGGAGGCAGCCCAAATATCCTCGGAAGAGCGCCCCTAGGAGAAACAAACTTGACCACTATGCTATCATCAAATTCCCCCTCACCACCGAGTCAGCCatgaagaaaatagaagacaacaaCACACTGGTGTTCATTGTGGATGTCAAGGCCAACAAACACCAAATCAAACAGGCTGTGAAGAAGCTCTATGACATTGACGTGGCCAAGGTCAATACTCTGATCAGGCCTGATGGAGAGAAGAAGGCATATGTTCGACTGGCTCCTGACTACGATGCTTTGGATGTTGCCAACAAAATTGGGATCATCTAAACTGAGTCCAGCTGgctaatttcaaatataaaagttttcactataaaaaaaaaaaaaaaaaagaaaacgtaATATGAAGAGTGATTACATACAGGGGAGGAAGGAAATAGGGAGGGGCGGTCCAGAATAGAAACTAGGCTTATTTTATAGGTTTGACTTGGAACGTGTAAATATTTAATCCTAaaaattgtcatttaaaaaatctataaaataaaatgggatgAACATATTGGTAGCACACCATTCAGATTCAAAGTGGCTAAAAAAACACAAGTTATTTGGTTACAACCTTCAATATGACatatcttggaagaaaaacttatGAAACCACAAGAAAAAATCTTACACTATTTTCACTAATCATTCGGTTAGTAGTAAAATTTTCGTCATTGTTTTGAAATTATTGTATGCatattatggaagaaagcaaatgaGAAGTATTTTATATTCTAATTCTATAATTCGGTGCCGTTAGAACTCAAATTCTGGGCATGGGGTAAGGGAGATTCATACTTAAGatcaaaaagattaaataaaaattctgcCAGTCCTCAATTTGGATTGGAAgtatcatcttaaaaaaaaaagagagagagttgtgGGTTCTAATCTCAGTAGAAAAACAGGCTCTGGGACCTTGCATTGATTGTTTTTCTCAGCGCTCCAATTTTCCTAGGCCTGGTCTACCCTAAGGATAGGAATATCAGTGATTTTTGAAATTTGGGGGTGAGGGAGCTGAAAAATGGTCTCCCAAAGATATCTAGTCCTAATCTTTGGAACCTGTGAATAGTACATACCGTATGTAGAAAAAGGATTTTTGCAGacgtgattaagttaaggattttaaaataagaagacCATCATAGCCTCAAGTGTAATTACAAGTACCCTCATGAGACAGAGGGCGAGGGAGATTTAACAACAGACAGAACAGGAGGATGTacccacagaggcagagagactgGGGTGATGCTGTCACAGGCCAAGGAATGCCAGCAGCCACCAGAAGCGGACAGAGGCCGTGAATGAATCCTCCCCGAGAGTCTCTGGAAGGGGTGTGGCCTTGCCACCATCTTGGTTTCAGCCCCGTGGAACTGATgttagacttctggcctccaaaactgAGAGAGAACATATtcctgctgttttaagccacaaaGTTTGTTAACTGGTTATAGCAGCCCCAGGAAACAAATCCAGGGTGTGTGAAACTCCCATGAAACATTTGCTTAAAATGCtgattcctgggacttccctggcagtccaggggttaaaaatcctccttccactgcagggggtgtaagtttgatccctggtcagggaactaagttcccacccGATGGCGCAACCTAatagataaatttttttaaaaaaataaaatgctgactCCTGCCTTTGCTCCCCACTCCCTCCAAAGTTCTAATTCAGTGGGTGTGGGGGTAGGACTCAGGAGTCCGCAGTTTTTATACTGTGATCACAGAGATGATGCCAAATGCAGGGGTCCACAGTCCACACTCTGAGAAGCTCTGAACCGGCTGAACTCTGAGGCCCCCAGCTTCCCACCTTCTAAGCCAGCCACTGTCTGTATGTAGAGCAGTTCACCAGGCAAGTGGGTCTGGGCAAAGAGAAAGAAGTGTCTGCTCCCCAGGCATCCAGCATAAGATATGGTTTCAGGTTTCACCAGAAATTCAAGGCCAAAAAATGACCCTCAAAGGCTCAAGCTAGCATCACAGACTTGGCTAGGCCCTCATCTCTCTGGGGGTCCCACCTGCATTTCTTCAACTGCACCTTGATTCACCATCTGCCCCAATAGTAAGTTCATCCAAATTTCAAGATTActttttcccttgtggctcagctggtaaagaatcttcctgcaatgcaggagacctgggttagatccctgggttgggaaattccctggagaaaggaaaggctacccactccagtattctagcctggagaattccatggacaatatagcccctggggttgcaaagaatcggactcgactgagctactttcacttcagTAACGTTGCTCCTGGTCTCACTTGGGTGGCCCCATCCTCCTTTAAAACCAGAACCATAATTCCTCAACACAGAATCCTCTCAAGCACATGGGATTACAGGGGAAATCTAGGAACTCTGTGCAAAAGGCAGGGaaatacttatttttacttttgaatctgaaagtgaaaatggaagtcactcagtcgtgtccgactcttcatgatcccacggcctacacagtccatggaattctccaggccagaatactggagtgggtagcctttcccctctccaggggatcttcccgacccaggaatcaaaccagggtctcctgcattgcaggcagattctttaccaactgagctatcagggaagccccattttttaATCTACTGCCTACTTATCTGAAGCTTGTGACTGACGTCCATGGCCAATCTTACTCTACTCAGAGCAGACATTTCAAATACAAATCCAACCATGTCTCTTCCAAACGTAAAGCCCCCTCAAAGGCTGCCCATCACTCAGGAGAACAAGTCTGCCCACCACTCAACAGACTGGCCCCTTGCTCCCTCTCTgccccctgtcccccacccccctccctctctgctttcCACTCCCTGACCTCTTTCAGGTCCTGGAATGCCATGCTCTGTCCCATTGAAGGCTTTGCACCTGCTATGCCCTTCCCCGGAAACACcctctcctcacccccacccctactcAGCCTTCAGATGCCCAGTGCCccagggaagtcttcctggaCCCCCTACACAGAGACATCCACCTTCTGTAGGCTCTCACAGCAGCCGGCGGTTCCCTGCCAGGGTGAATTTGCTGAACGCCCCTCCACCCCGGCAGACTCTGATCTCCACAAGGACAACTGTCTGTGTTTGTTTTGCTCATCACTGCGTCACTGGAGCCGGAAAGCTCCTGGAGCATTGTAGGGActgaataaacatttgctgaatggatAGACACCCACGGCTATAAGATGCCCAGTGGTTGGAGAGATGCACACCAGCTATAGTGGACCCAGTACCTTCAGGCAGAGAGCTCGTGGGTTCGTTTTCCCTGCCTCTGTTTCTCTCCAAGCCTCCCTGAAACActccccttgctgctgctgctaagtcacttcagtcatgtccaactctgtgtgtcccatagacggcagcccaccaggctccgccgtccctgggattttccaggcaagagtactggaacgggttgccattgccttctccggaaacactccccttcagttcagtcgctcagtcatgtccgactctttgccaccccatgaattgtagcacgccaggcctccctgtccatcaccatctcccggagttcactcagactcacattcattgagtccatgatgccatccagccatctcatcctctgtcctccccttctcctcctgcccacaatccttcccagcatcagagtcttttccaatgagtcaactcttcgcatgaggtggccaaagtactggagtttcagctttagcatcattccttctaaagaaatcccagggctgatctccttcagaatggactggttggatctccttgcagtccaagggactctcaagagtcttctccaacaccacagttcaaaagcatcaattctttggcgctcagccttcttcacagtccaactctcacatccatacatgaccacaggaaaaaccagagccttgactaaatggaccttagtcagcaaagtaatgtctctgcttgtgaatatgctgtctaggttggtcataactttccttccaaagagtaagcatcttttaatttcatggctgcagccaccatctgcagtgattttggagccccaaaaaataaagtctgacactgtttccactgtttccccatctatttcccatgaagtgatgggaccggatgccatgatcttcattttctgaatgttgagctttaagccaactttttcgctctcctctttcacttgcatcaagaggcttttttagctcctcttcactttctgccataagggtggtgtcatctgcatatctgaggttattgatatttcccctggcaatcttgattccagcttgtgtttcttccagcc
The Ovis canadensis isolate MfBH-ARS-UI-01 breed Bighorn chromosome 12, ARS-UI_OviCan_v2, whole genome shotgun sequence genome window above contains:
- the LOC138415875 gene encoding large ribosomal subunit protein uL23; this encodes MKMAPKAKKEAPAPPKAEAKAKALKAKKAVLKGVHSHKKKKIRTSPTFRRPKTLRLRRQPKYPRKSAPRRNKLDHYAIIKFPLTTESAMKKIEDNNTLVFIVDVKANKHQIKQAVKKLYDIDVAKVNTLIRPDGEKKAYVRLAPDYDALDVANKIGII